In one Flavobacteriales bacterium genomic region, the following are encoded:
- a CDS encoding type IX secretion system membrane protein PorP/SprF, whose translation MALAGVSFAQQDPQFTQYMFDRLSINPAVAGTTGELCGTLLLRQQWTGFDGAPKTALLNVHGNVKKISSGLGLSVFLDELGQQKSTYARFHYSFHRKLGPGTFGIGLSAGMMSHTLGNKWQATDGVANDEFIPANGNSDMGWDLAAGLYYVSPTLWAGISSTHLTEVELRNVSIQQRRHYFVQAGYNWKIKGDQKYILQPSVLMKSDGTSTQFDITGTFLYNNMVWLGVSYRTEDAIAPLIGYQFKPTAKSMLRIGYSYDVTTSQLRNYSSGSHEIMANFCVLLVKPPDVHRHSSVRFL comes from the coding sequence GTGGCATTGGCGGGCGTGTCGTTCGCTCAGCAGGACCCGCAGTTCACGCAGTACATGTTCGACCGGCTGTCCATCAACCCGGCCGTTGCCGGCACCACGGGCGAACTCTGCGGCACCCTGCTGCTTCGCCAGCAATGGACCGGTTTCGATGGCGCCCCGAAGACCGCCCTGCTCAACGTTCACGGCAACGTGAAGAAGATCAGCTCCGGCCTCGGCCTATCGGTGTTCCTCGATGAGCTCGGCCAGCAGAAGAGCACCTATGCCCGCTTCCACTATTCCTTCCATCGCAAGCTGGGTCCCGGGACTTTCGGCATCGGTCTCTCAGCCGGCATGATGAGCCATACCCTCGGCAATAAATGGCAGGCCACCGACGGGGTGGCCAATGATGAGTTCATCCCCGCCAACGGGAACTCCGATATGGGCTGGGACCTCGCCGCAGGCCTGTATTACGTGAGCCCCACCCTGTGGGCCGGCATCTCCAGCACCCACCTCACCGAAGTGGAGCTCCGCAACGTGAGCATCCAGCAGCGCCGCCACTACTTCGTGCAGGCCGGCTACAACTGGAAGATCAAGGGCGACCAGAAGTACATCCTTCAGCCCAGCGTGCTCATGAAGAGCGACGGCACCTCCACGCAGTTCGACATCACGGGCACCTTCCTCTATAATAACATGGTCTGGCTGGGCGTTTCGTACCGTACGGAGGACGCCATCGCCCCCCTGATCGGTTACCAGTTCAAGCCCACCGCGAAGTCCATGCTCCGCATCGGGTACAGCTACGATGTGACGACCTCCCAGCTCAGGAACTACAGCAGCGGCAGCCACGAGATCATGGCGAACTTCTGTGTGCTCCTGGTGAAACCGCCTGATGTGCACAGGCATAGCAGCGTCCGCTTCCTCTGA
- a CDS encoding SUMF1/EgtB/PvdO family nonheme iron enzyme: protein MQRPIMYLGAIGLLASCGGGGQGQLTGVLGRPEWYQVDPYGMNYIPMGSYVMGPSDQDVPYALVTKSKTVSVQAFYIDQTEITNNEYRQFVYYVRDSIAKRILGDEDIGDHVIAEDEYGEELDPPVLNWRTRIDWYGDEEREALADMFLSESERFYRRKEIDTRKLMFEYYWIDLKEAARKGTPSNWARDLDLSYTNSKGQNNAIRGHSDRSKFIIKEVINVYPDTLVWVHDFTYSFNEPMTENYFWHPAYDDYPVVGVTWVQATAFNVWRTQLMNSWLESNGEAFVNRFRLPTEAEWEYASRGGLDLAPFPWGGPYVRNRQGCFLGNFKPLHGNYVDDGGFHTVPVDSYTPNDYGLYQMAGNVSEWTSTAFDESVYDFDHDLNPEYSYDALATDAPSLKRKVIRGGSWKDIGYYMQTGTRSYEYQDTTKAYIGFRSVMTFLGRGKAVNAEDL, encoded by the coding sequence ATGCAACGTCCCATCATGTATCTCGGCGCCATCGGCTTGCTGGCGAGCTGTGGCGGTGGCGGGCAAGGGCAGCTCACCGGCGTTCTGGGAAGGCCGGAGTGGTACCAGGTAGACCCCTATGGGATGAACTACATCCCCATGGGCAGCTATGTCATGGGCCCCAGCGACCAGGATGTCCCCTATGCCCTGGTCACCAAGAGCAAGACCGTTTCGGTGCAGGCATTCTACATCGACCAGACGGAGATCACCAACAACGAGTACCGCCAGTTCGTGTATTATGTGCGCGACTCGATCGCCAAGCGCATCCTCGGCGATGAGGATATCGGCGACCACGTGATCGCGGAAGACGAATACGGCGAGGAGCTGGATCCCCCGGTGCTGAACTGGCGGACCCGGATCGACTGGTACGGCGACGAGGAGCGGGAGGCCTTGGCGGACATGTTCCTCAGCGAGAGCGAGCGTTTCTACCGCCGGAAGGAGATCGATACGCGGAAGCTCATGTTCGAGTACTACTGGATCGACCTCAAGGAGGCGGCCCGGAAAGGCACCCCGAGCAACTGGGCCCGCGACCTCGACCTCAGTTACACCAACAGCAAGGGCCAGAACAACGCCATCCGCGGCCATAGCGACCGCAGCAAGTTCATCATCAAGGAGGTGATCAACGTCTACCCCGACACGCTCGTGTGGGTGCATGACTTCACCTACTCCTTCAATGAGCCGATGACGGAGAACTACTTCTGGCACCCGGCCTACGATGATTATCCGGTGGTGGGTGTCACCTGGGTGCAGGCCACGGCGTTCAACGTCTGGCGCACGCAGCTCATGAACAGCTGGCTGGAGAGCAATGGCGAGGCATTCGTCAACCGCTTCCGGTTGCCCACCGAGGCCGAGTGGGAATACGCATCGCGCGGCGGCCTCGACCTGGCTCCGTTCCCTTGGGGCGGCCCCTACGTCCGTAACCGCCAGGGCTGTTTCCTGGGCAACTTCAAGCCCCTGCATGGCAACTATGTGGACGATGGCGGCTTCCACACCGTGCCCGTTGACAGCTACACCCCGAACGACTACGGCCTGTACCAGATGGCCGGCAACGTGAGCGAGTGGACGAGCACGGCCTTCGACGAGAGCGTGTACGACTTCGACCACGACCTGAACCCGGAGTACAGCTACGATGCCCTGGCCACCGATGCCCCTTCGCTGAAGCGCAAGGTGATTCGCGGCGGCTCATGGAAGGACATCGGCTACTACATGCAGACCGGTACCCGCAGCTACGAGTACCAGGATACCACCAAGGCCTACATCGGGTTCCGCTCGGTGATGACCTTCCTGGGCCGCGGTAAAGCCGTGAACGCCGAGGACCTCTAG
- the gldM gene encoding gliding motility protein GldM, with protein MASGKQTPRQKMINMMYLVLTALLAMNVSKEILDSFITVNNGLENTKLSLNDKMTAQYTSFEAFAKENPAKYGAAWEEAKRIKTAGADLVAYIDSIKAKAIITAEGWPRDSVVLGDGRIVDLAKVTKKDSHDELTNLLIGGEPANPKDGPFSAKELRAKLEAFRDQVKSSRKEDADLAAAMDRIFNFEDRKDASGTMNNWESINFYHVPLAAGITILSKIQSDVRNAEGEVVKRMMDAVEGQSFKFNKLTAIVKPQSSYVTVGAKYTAEIFLGAYDDQNAPEVYICGPGARVDTAKKEIIGEAIKLPMNGAKAILERTAGSAGLNTVSGIIKYKPVGGELQTEVFSTEYEVAAPNLVVSPTKMNVFYRGVDNPVSISVSGYSDKNIAPSMTNGSLARGGDGWIVKPGKESEAVISATVTNPDGSKKPMPGMKFRVKNVPNPTPYFAGKSVNDENIKKAELTAAAGVIAKMVDFDFDLKFEVVEFKVTMIVGGTPIEKLAKGAAVSGDMKEMFQKAKPGQKIYIEGIKARGPDGTVRNLGSLSFKVV; from the coding sequence ATGGCAAGTGGCAAGCAGACGCCCAGGCAGAAGATGATCAACATGATGTACCTCGTGTTGACCGCTCTGCTGGCGATGAACGTGTCGAAGGAGATCCTGGACAGCTTCATCACCGTGAACAACGGACTGGAGAACACCAAGCTCTCGCTCAACGACAAGATGACGGCCCAGTACACCAGCTTCGAGGCCTTCGCCAAGGAGAATCCGGCCAAGTACGGGGCTGCCTGGGAGGAGGCCAAGAGGATCAAGACCGCTGGCGCGGACCTGGTCGCCTACATCGATTCCATCAAGGCCAAGGCCATCATCACGGCCGAGGGCTGGCCGCGTGACAGCGTGGTGCTCGGCGACGGCCGCATCGTGGATCTGGCCAAGGTGACCAAGAAGGACAGCCATGACGAGCTGACCAACCTGCTCATCGGCGGGGAGCCGGCTAACCCGAAGGACGGGCCCTTCAGCGCGAAGGAGCTCAGGGCCAAGCTCGAGGCCTTCCGCGACCAGGTGAAGAGCAGCCGCAAGGAGGACGCCGACCTGGCAGCCGCCATGGACCGCATCTTCAACTTCGAGGACCGCAAGGACGCCTCGGGCACCATGAACAATTGGGAGAGCATCAACTTCTACCACGTTCCCCTCGCTGCAGGCATCACGATCCTCAGCAAGATCCAGAGCGACGTGCGCAACGCCGAAGGCGAGGTGGTGAAGCGGATGATGGACGCAGTGGAGGGCCAGAGCTTCAAGTTCAACAAGCTCACCGCCATCGTGAAGCCTCAGAGCAGCTACGTGACGGTTGGGGCGAAGTACACGGCCGAGATCTTCCTGGGCGCCTATGACGACCAGAACGCCCCGGAGGTGTACATCTGCGGCCCTGGGGCCCGGGTGGACACGGCGAAGAAGGAGATCATCGGGGAGGCCATCAAGCTGCCCATGAACGGCGCAAAGGCCATCTTGGAGCGGACTGCGGGAAGCGCTGGCCTTAACACCGTCAGCGGGATCATCAAGTACAAGCCGGTGGGCGGGGAGCTCCAGACCGAGGTCTTCAGCACCGAATACGAGGTGGCCGCGCCGAACCTGGTGGTGAGCCCGACGAAGATGAACGTGTTCTACCGCGGGGTGGACAACCCGGTCTCCATCAGCGTATCCGGCTACAGCGACAAGAACATCGCGCCCAGCATGACCAACGGCTCCCTTGCCCGCGGCGGCGACGGTTGGATCGTGAAGCCGGGGAAGGAGAGCGAGGCCGTGATCAGCGCCACCGTGACCAACCCCGATGGTTCCAAGAAGCCGATGCCGGGCATGAAGTTCCGCGTGAAGAACGTTCCGAACCCCACGCCCTACTTCGCCGGCAAGAGCGTGAACGACGAGAACATCAAGAAGGCGGAGCTCACGGCCGCGGCCGGTGTCATCGCCAAGATGGTGGACTTCGACTTCGACCTGAAGTTCGAGGTGGTGGAGTTCAAGGTGACGATGATCGTGGGCGGAACGCCCATCGAGAAGCTCGCCAAGGGCGCCGCCGTATCGGGCGACATGAAGGAGATGTTCCAGAAGGCCAAGCCAGGCCAGAAGATCTACATCGAGGGCATCAAGGCCAGGGGGCCGGACGGCACCGTAAGGAACCTGGGCTCGCTCTCGTTCAAGGTGGTGTAA
- the gldL gene encoding gliding motility protein GldL, whose product MKPGSKKWKNFMAKLYGIGAAVVIVGALFKIQHWPLASLFLILGLSTEAIIFFFSAFEPPHEDPDWSLVYPELATGEKAEGDEFRKEDQRSITEQLDDMLESAKIEPELIASLGEGMRSLSDQARQMGQVTGAASATNEYANSLKDAATKVSSLSDTYAKASESLVGLTTNVDAGRTAGASLQKMSENLSALNEMYEFQLRTSREKLEAANQMFEGMGEMLTNLRNSVDDTKRYKENIAELSDNLQKLNTVYGNMLAAMTVR is encoded by the coding sequence ATGAAACCCGGCAGCAAGAAGTGGAAGAACTTCATGGCCAAACTGTACGGTATCGGTGCAGCGGTCGTGATTGTGGGCGCGCTCTTCAAGATTCAGCACTGGCCGCTGGCCAGTCTATTCCTCATCCTCGGCCTCAGTACCGAGGCGATCATCTTCTTCTTCTCCGCGTTCGAGCCTCCCCATGAGGATCCGGACTGGAGCCTGGTCTACCCCGAGCTGGCGACGGGCGAGAAGGCCGAAGGCGATGAGTTCAGGAAAGAGGACCAGCGCTCGATCACCGAGCAGCTGGACGACATGCTGGAGAGCGCCAAGATCGAGCCCGAGCTCATCGCCAGCCTGGGCGAGGGCATGCGTTCGCTGAGCGACCAGGCCCGGCAGATGGGCCAGGTGACCGGTGCCGCCTCCGCCACCAACGAGTACGCAAACAGCCTGAAGGACGCGGCCACCAAGGTGAGCAGCCTGAGCGACACCTATGCCAAGGCCAGCGAGAGCCTGGTGGGGCTGACCACCAACGTGGACGCAGGCCGCACCGCCGGCGCCAGCCTGCAGAAGATGAGCGAGAACCTCTCCGCGCTCAACGAGATGTACGAATTCCAGTTGCGCACCAGCCGGGAGAAGCTGGAGGCCGCCAACCAGATGTTCGAGGGTATGGGCGAGATGCTCACCAACCTCCGCAACTCGGTTGATGATACCAAGCGCTACAAGGAGAACATCGCGGAGCTGAGCGACAACCTGCAGAAGCTCAACACCGTGTACGGCAACATGCTTGCCGCGATGACCGTGCGCTGA
- the gldN gene encoding gliding motility protein GldN, which translates to MMRTTSHSGSAIPLALMLAALAGQAQPVLEPPDCGADGRFEPYHPLREADVAWERRVWRVLDIADPANAALRRPVGDLPGCSGLFDLVRQAAQGGRLTVYAPADDGFDDAFRAPMTPQAMESRITALGVAEEAIARWMLKEDWLFDRARSTMEARIIALAPMAEVRGTEGELRGYAPILWVHYPSSRALLARHAAMRRTDGERLSYEAWFAERFFSGAILKVAGMHDAAIPAVSTGLDALIRSEAERERLQRMGFDLWNH; encoded by the coding sequence ATGATGCGAACGACCAGCCATTCGGGGTCAGCCATCCCCCTGGCCTTGATGCTCGCGGCCTTGGCGGGGCAGGCCCAGCCGGTTCTGGAGCCCCCCGACTGCGGGGCCGATGGACGGTTTGAGCCCTACCATCCGTTGCGGGAGGCGGATGTGGCCTGGGAGCGGCGTGTATGGCGCGTCCTCGATATCGCCGACCCGGCGAATGCAGCGCTGAGACGGCCGGTGGGTGACCTTCCGGGATGCAGCGGGCTGTTCGACCTGGTGCGGCAGGCAGCCCAGGGCGGCCGGTTGACCGTCTATGCCCCGGCGGATGATGGATTCGACGATGCCTTCCGTGCACCGATGACCCCGCAGGCGATGGAGTCCCGCATCACTGCGTTGGGCGTAGCGGAGGAGGCCATCGCCCGCTGGATGCTGAAGGAGGACTGGCTCTTCGACCGGGCGCGGTCCACCATGGAGGCACGTATCATCGCCCTTGCACCGATGGCCGAGGTCCGCGGCACCGAAGGGGAGCTGCGCGGCTACGCGCCCATCCTCTGGGTCCACTACCCGTCGAGCAGGGCCCTCTTGGCACGCCATGCCGCCATGCGCCGAACCGACGGTGAAAGGCTTTCCTATGAGGCCTGGTTCGCTGAGCGCTTCTTCAGCGGCGCGATCCTCAAGGTGGCGGGCATGCATGATGCTGCGATTCCAGCGGTCTCCACTGGCCTCGACGCGCTCATCCGAAGTGAGGCCGAGCGTGAGCGGCTCCAGCGGATGGGATTCGATCTCTGGAACCATTGA
- the gldN gene encoding gliding motility protein GldN: MRNLLLSMAMAAVALCAALPAAAQTVLDGAYIKEHTKTKRVVPYTHIREADVMWARRVWRTIDLREKVNHPLYYPTEPINDRKSLFDVIRQGLLVDGSITAYDPGPLLTDDEFKKPLLAPELKDLFTRMDTQYTESLTTGDMEMVVQPINLESRDIKMYKIKEDWIFDKQRSTMDIRIIGIAPMKEVRGEDGEVRGYAPIFWLYYPECRYVFANWDAFNRENDAERRSYEDIFWKRQFSSYITKWSNVYDRQLNDYKTGLDALLEGEEIKQALFEFEHDLWNF; this comes from the coding sequence ATGAGGAACCTGCTGCTGTCGATGGCCATGGCTGCCGTCGCACTCTGCGCCGCGCTGCCCGCGGCCGCCCAGACGGTGCTGGATGGCGCCTACATCAAGGAGCACACCAAGACCAAGCGCGTGGTGCCCTACACCCATATCCGCGAAGCGGATGTGATGTGGGCCCGCCGCGTATGGCGCACCATCGACCTGCGCGAGAAGGTGAACCATCCGCTGTACTACCCCACCGAGCCCATCAACGACCGCAAGAGCCTCTTCGATGTCATCCGGCAGGGCCTGCTCGTGGACGGCTCCATCACCGCCTATGACCCCGGTCCGCTCCTCACGGATGACGAGTTCAAGAAGCCGCTGCTGGCACCCGAGCTGAAGGATCTCTTCACCCGGATGGACACGCAGTACACCGAGTCGCTCACCACCGGCGATATGGAAATGGTGGTGCAGCCCATCAACCTGGAGAGCCGGGATATCAAGATGTACAAGATCAAGGAGGACTGGATCTTCGACAAGCAGCGGAGCACCATGGACATCCGCATCATCGGCATCGCGCCCATGAAGGAGGTGCGCGGCGAGGACGGCGAGGTCCGGGGCTATGCGCCGATCTTCTGGCTCTATTACCCGGAATGCCGGTACGTCTTCGCCAACTGGGACGCCTTCAATCGCGAGAACGATGCTGAGCGCCGCAGCTACGAGGACATCTTCTGGAAGCGCCAGTTCAGCAGTTACATCACCAAGTGGAGCAACGTCTACGACCGCCAGCTGAACGACTACAAGACGGGGCTCGATGCCCTGCTCGAAGGCGAGGAGATCAAGCAGGCGCTGTTCGAGTTCGAGCACGACCTCTGGAACTTCTGA